Proteins encoded together in one Portunus trituberculatus isolate SZX2019 chromosome 39, ASM1759143v1, whole genome shotgun sequence window:
- the LOC123515697 gene encoding uncharacterized protein LOC123515697, with translation MVGVRRGLLPLLTLPLLLVVAQVAEAPLPPVMCLLEKLVEMEGRKQLRYITCNRVPALGVYHLIPLKRLCDDDQRKMTMIEDNAQEVYDKCCRLARPVYCTEEEWRIVTRIRYRIVFCTHHPELCRAAIPPSL, from the exons ATG gtgGGTGTGAGGCGAggactgctgccgctgctgacgttaccgctgctgctggtggtggcgcaAGTCGCTGAGGCACCCCTTCCCCCCGTCATG TGCCTCCTGGAGAAGCtggtggagatggagggacGCAAACAGCTACGCTACATCACGTGTAATCGTGTGCCAGCGCTGGGAGTCTATCACCTGATCCCCCTTAAGAGACTCTGCGACGATGACCAGAGAAAGATGACGATGATAGAAGACA ACGCGCAAGAGGTGTATGATAAGTGCTGCCGTCTCGCCCGCCCTGTTTACTGCACAGAAGAGGAGTGGCGTATAGTGACGAGGATTCGCTACAGGATAGTCTTCTGCACGCATCACCCGGAACTCTGCAGAGCAGCGATACCTCCGTCCCTGTAG